A window of the Lactuca sativa cultivar Salinas chromosome 7, Lsat_Salinas_v11, whole genome shotgun sequence genome harbors these coding sequences:
- the LOC111888573 gene encoding uncharacterized protein LOC111888573, producing MATSLCIIFCILFISSSSALDEKNVTKNPADELVAIVNINRTSHKSSSLTNNPGLACIALQYIKAYQGKCDEVGGPDAKKPAESEFPETFAPNCGVEVATLAPITGRVLGCQSKYIKPDKAFTQILTMKSTSLNIIYNTTHTEIGAAVSGSDGGGPYFWCLLFSNGKSNSSFVLEEGEAKITRPGCFSGANDECSGVNGLSESLSFLMIFVGVFVAGCYTILV from the exons atggcgacgAGTCTATGCATCATCTTCTGCATTCTCTTCATATCTTCATCATCTGCTCTTGATGAGA aaaacgtCACTAAAAACCCAGCTGACGAGCTAGTAGCCATAGTGAACATAAACAGAACATCCCACAAATCATCCTCTCTCACCAACAACCCAGGCCTCGCATGCATAGCTCTCCAATACATCAAAGCCTACCAAGGAAAATGCGATGAAGTCGGTGGGCCCGATGCCAAAAAACCCGCCGAATCCGAATTCCCCGAAACCTTCGCCCCCAACTGCGGAGTCGAAGTGGCCACACTCGCCCCCATCACAGGCCGAGTGCTCGGGTGCCAATCAAAATACATCAAACCCGATAAAGCATTCACACAAATACTAACGATGAAGAGCACAAGTTTGAATATAATCTACAACACCACCCACACCGAGATCGGGGCGGCAGTCAGCGGCTCAGATGGCGGTGGTCCTTATTTCTGGTGTCTTCTTTTTAGTAACGGGAAATCGAATAGTAGCTTCGTGTTGGAAGAGGGTGAGGCTAAGATTACTAGGCCTGGTTGCTTTAGTGGTGCTAATGATGAGTGTAGTGGTGTGAATGGTTTGTCGGAAAGTTTGAGTTTTTTGATGATTTTTGTTGGAGTTTTCGTTGCGGGATGTTATACAATTTTGGTATGA